From Candidatus Neomarinimicrobiota bacterium, the proteins below share one genomic window:
- a CDS encoding electron transfer flavoprotein subunit alpha/FixB family protein, translating to MAKIIIHQEKIQNPKALVEVCPFNAIEYINEYLSINAACKMCRICVKKYPDVFEYVEEERPQVDKSAWQGIAVYTDHVEGEIHPVTFELLGKAREMAAKIGHPVYCLMMGDHISDKAEELRHYGADKIFVYDKPELKDFRIEPYTAVFEDFINKVRPSIVLVGGTTVGRSLAPRTAARFRTGLTADCTILDVQDNTDLDQIRPAFGGNIMAHIHTPNHRPQFATVRYKIFNAPERTEKPSGELVLEDISSQRLESRIQVLEVRKKEKVQSIEDAEVIVVAGKGVKKEADLSMIRELADRLGGMMATTRPLIEAGWTDPRTQIGLSGRTVKPKLIITCGVSGSVQFVAGMNNSENIIAINTDPKASIFDVAHYAIIGDIYEVIPALLKNLPAREGQAHKGDPS from the coding sequence ATGGCAAAAATCATCATACATCAGGAAAAGATCCAAAATCCCAAAGCGCTGGTAGAGGTCTGTCCATTCAATGCCATTGAATACATTAACGAGTATCTGAGTATCAATGCCGCCTGCAAGATGTGCAGGATTTGTGTTAAAAAATATCCGGATGTCTTTGAATACGTAGAAGAAGAGCGCCCTCAGGTGGACAAATCAGCCTGGCAGGGTATCGCCGTTTACACAGATCATGTAGAGGGAGAGATTCATCCCGTCACGTTTGAACTTTTAGGGAAAGCCAGGGAAATGGCAGCAAAAATCGGTCACCCCGTGTACTGCCTGATGATGGGAGACCACATTTCAGACAAGGCGGAGGAACTCCGGCATTACGGTGCCGATAAAATATTTGTTTATGATAAACCGGAGCTCAAGGACTTCCGGATTGAGCCTTATACCGCTGTTTTTGAGGATTTCATCAACAAAGTCCGCCCATCCATCGTTTTGGTGGGTGGTACCACAGTGGGACGGTCTTTGGCGCCCCGGACAGCTGCAAGATTCCGGACGGGACTCACGGCAGACTGTACCATTCTGGATGTCCAGGACAACACCGATCTGGATCAGATACGGCCTGCCTTTGGCGGTAACATCATGGCTCATATTCATACACCGAATCACCGGCCTCAGTTTGCTACAGTCCGATATAAAATATTCAATGCACCGGAACGGACGGAGAAACCATCGGGAGAGCTTGTTTTAGAAGATATTTCATCTCAACGCCTGGAGAGCCGTATCCAGGTATTGGAAGTACGGAAAAAAGAGAAAGTCCAGTCTATTGAAGATGCCGAAGTCATTGTCGTTGCCGGTAAAGGGGTCAAAAAGGAGGCGGATTTATCCATGATTCGTGAACTGGCAGACCGGTTAGGCGGCATGATGGCCACAACCCGGCCCCTGATTGAAGCCGGCTGGACAGATCCCCGAACCCAAATCGGCCTTAGCGGACGAACGGTAAAACCCAAGCTTATCATCACATGCGGTGTTTCCGGATCAGTCCAGTTTGTAGCCGGCATGAACAACTCGGAAAATATCATCGCCATCAATACAGATCCGAAAGCGTCCATCTTTGATGTTGCCCATTATGCCATTATCGGGGATATCTATGAAGTTATTCCCGCTTTATTGAAGAACCTGCCGGCCCGGGAAGGCCAGGCTCACAAAGGAGATCCATCATGA
- a CDS encoding electron transfer flavoprotein subunit beta/FixA family protein, translating into MNILVCIKQVPGTSEVEVDEKTGVLKRDGIDSKMNPYDLYAIETALKIRETQGGKIKVLSMGPPQAAQVIREAYMMGVDEGALLTDRKFAGADVLATAYTLSQGIRKMGDFDLLLCGKMTTDGDTAQVGPEIAEFLQIPHVSNVRKILSMDEKAITVEMDMPETVEIQEVLFPCLITVEKDIYTPRLPSFKLKLKTYNQEIPHITFKDLEDQDIYHYGLNGSPTQVLKVFPPPKKDVSEVWTGNGDELGKRLAEKLKELKFVRE; encoded by the coding sequence TTGAATATTCTTGTGTGCATCAAGCAGGTTCCCGGAACATCAGAGGTGGAGGTTGATGAAAAGACCGGTGTTTTAAAGCGGGACGGCATTGATTCCAAAATGAATCCATACGATTTATATGCTATTGAAACAGCCCTGAAAATCCGGGAAACACAGGGAGGGAAAATAAAAGTTTTAAGTATGGGTCCACCTCAGGCAGCCCAGGTCATTCGGGAAGCCTATATGATGGGAGTGGACGAAGGGGCTTTATTGACAGACCGGAAATTTGCCGGAGCGGATGTGCTTGCTACGGCCTATACCCTTTCCCAGGGAATCCGGAAAATGGGGGATTTCGATTTGCTTCTCTGTGGTAAAATGACAACGGACGGCGATACGGCCCAGGTCGGTCCGGAAATTGCCGAATTCTTACAAATCCCCCATGTATCCAATGTCCGGAAAATTCTTTCCATGGATGAAAAGGCGATTACTGTTGAAATGGACATGCCCGAAACGGTTGAAATCCAGGAAGTTTTGTTCCCGTGTCTCATCACGGTGGAAAAAGACATTTATACACCCAGGCTCCCATCCTTTAAGCTGAAATTGAAAACATACAACCAGGAAATCCCCCACATCACCTTCAAGGATCTGGAAGATCAGGATATCTATCATTACGGACTCAATGGATCTCCCACACAGGTCCTGAAAGTCTTTCCTCCACCTAAAAAAGACGTGAGTGAAGTTTGGACCGGAAACGGTGATGAATTGGGAAAAAGGTTGGCGGAAAAACTCAAAGAACTGAAATTTGTCCGGGAGTAA